From Salvelinus fontinalis isolate EN_2023a chromosome 30, ASM2944872v1, whole genome shotgun sequence, one genomic window encodes:
- the LOC129829138 gene encoding ribonuclease P protein subunit p30-like, with protein MAVFMDFNISYTTDKKRLQSVIETAAHLGYSTVAINYVVDLEQNKQEIGKPKCVSELFDTFPIVQGKSRPIKVLNRLTVVASRAAHFKPLREYKAYDLVAAYPKTEKLFHAACMEFTIDIICVAATEKQPFFFKRSSVNGAIERGVFFEVSYTPAIRDSTMRRHTIANALNLMEACKGKNVIVTSGAEKPLELRGPYDIANLGLLFGLSEEDGKAAISTNCRAVHLHGEMRKTALGIVHSMKNEQPLTERWEKEDVPASKKAKIEMAQ; from the exons ATGGCTGTGTTCATGGACTTCAATATTAGCTACACAACCGACAAGAAGCGACTTCAGAGTGTTATTGAAACAGCAGCTCATC TTGGATACTCCACAGTTGCCATCAATTATGTGGTTGATTTGGAACAAAATAAGCAG GAAATTGGCAAACCGAAGTGTGTCTCCGAGCTGTTTGATACATTTCCCATAGTGCAG GGTAAATCCAGACCAATCAAGGTGTTGAACCGACTGACAGTTGTGGCCTCAAGGGCAGCACACTTT AAACCATTAAGAGAGTACAAAGCCTATGACTTAGTGGCTGCCTATCCTAAAACGGAGAAGTTGTTTCAT GCAGCCTGCATGGAATTTACTATTGACATCATCTGTGTAGCAGCGACAGAAAAACAGCCCTTTTTTTTCAAAAGATCTTCAGTCAATGGG GCAATTGAAAGGGGTGTGTTTTTTGAGGTAAGTTACACACCTGCAATCCGAGACTCCACCATGAGAAGACACACCATCGCAAATGCTCTAAATCTCATGGAGGCGTGCAAAGGCAAG aacgTAATTGTGACCAGTGGGGCAGAAAAG CCCCTTGAGTTGAGAGGACCCTATGACATTGCCAATTT GGGTCTACTGTTTGGCCTGTCAGAAGAAGATGGCAAAGCTGCGATCTCAACCAACTGTCGAGCTGTCCACTTACATGGAG AAATGAGAAAGACTGCCTTGGGGATAGTACACTCTATGAAGAATGAGCAGCCTTTGACTGAGAGATGGGAGAAAGAGGATGTTCCCGCATCAAAGAAGGCTAAGATTGAGATGGCGCAGTAG
- the LOC129829135 gene encoding kinesin-like protein KIF20B isoform X2, whose amino-acid sequence MERTVASYINVSMNKNTQTVMDTCLDKKPERVGPIVVEDLRKDLFADFSAIASALPQDCVLFEKEHLRVYLRIRPFTTVENESGESQECVSMEPPDTVLLRAPRSSLSTRRQTSHSDGDKPVTQTTQRFQFSQVYGPDTTQRQMFDGTVKRLVRDVLEGGNSIVFTYGVTNAGKTFTFLGPESDGGILPRSLNVIFNSIEGRVYAQNNIKPHRCRDFTRLTKDQQDEESTNKRNLMRLSKESDFLKSTMSSTCRSTILEGSSLSDISDQGEGDSFCLDVDSHTKYSVWVSFCEIYNENIYDLLEPIPNGSHRRTVLRLSQDIKGNAFVKDLKWVQVNNSDEAYKVLKIGKKNQSFSCTKLNNVSSRSHSIFSIRILRIEDVGIPRVHTISELSLCDLAGSERCAKTQNKGVQLKEAGNINTSLLTLGKCINALRLNQQAKFQQHVPFRESKLTHYLQGFFCGRGKACMIVNINQCASMYDETLNVLKFSAIAQKVVVLNIKPVPAIAPKRSARDVSLIINNAGCKNLWSRRESSMVAWETTLEDVQEDGDEEEDDDYEEEESCDESMAEETILEAGEEDKTVLEDFNGQFALVEELREKLLKEEAEKLALESHIREEVTIEFMELFSKMESDYNERLAKEREIIEDRADKRLEILKNLVSKSVSKCASVTGDEEMTKEDKVELLEGIIDAMRDDLARIRRDAEAAQTCLVDLPESPGTEVSLRKQVDDLSEELLKTQQQLNLKTNEMDEMSMELKQLCGQLEDAKENLESQTRTFEALMEICHEKDEVITKLQEAIDQNSEAATRDTALVDSIKEEILSLKQNCKCMSRDGPSAEEGRNRHADVLENLDDQPALKKGSLEDERVILTGELEKLQAECHQKDMTISQLKEEHEAMVQKLETVKGEIKRKNVDSDELKREVSFEQTLQKITDELEEQTDDCEAVMASLEKERKEIARLSKDNKALVNGIFQLQQTSQKAESSVKTLQTELIEQTERSANLLEELEAARALLKELEDKSNEKSKTIESLTLETERLRKETEELKVSSVQRNNSKFHDTIDAMKRECESVVEQLLQKNQWIADLEQELNQVRELLSGQEELCSQLRHELETLRSEAQFNLQDYELEKGAYNEITKSYSDLEQMAGHLKERIVDLEVQVQASGGSSERVVELEKQLAEREAQCGALQARLGEAQRKLAQVEESHINKSKEKVIEDMRLALTEQERTQTEQEQILEAKMKEIEALSRELMSLKDSCLPKNVNSAKFSHVINCPGENVKRERQRTEERLKLVNEQHEVENQKCLEERAILKEGAEGPEQEESQCPAPELMRECQKELCRSTLQTEEVKLSKQPSKKVEVLKLEMQERNAEKEHKLSELQDHSNFQTQDVSIHQRIIYTEQKYKSNMQQFPSFFLQSYSSYKEIIQLK is encoded by the exons ATGGAGAggactgtagctagctacatcaaTGTGTCGATGAATAAAAACACACAAAC AGTGATGGATACGTGTTTGGACAAGAAACCAGAGAGAGTGGGGCCTATAGTTGTTGAGGATTTGAGAAAGGACTTGTTTGCTGATTTTTCTGCAATTGCATCTGCTCTGCCACAG GATTGTGTATTATTTGAGAAAGAGCATCTGCGGGTCTACCTCAGGATACGTCCCTTTACCACAGTAGAGAATGAAAGTGGTGAATCTCAG GAATGTGTGTCCATGGAGCCACCAGACACTGTTTTACTCAGGGCTCCTAGGAGCTCTTTATCAACCAGACGACAAACCAGTCACTCAGATGGTGACAAACCAGTCACTCAGACCACCCAAAGATTCCAGTTCTCTCAG GTATATGGCCCTGACACTACACAGAGGCAAATGTTTGATGGCACAGTGAAACGTCTGGTCAGAGATGTTCTAGAAGGAGGGAATTCTATTGTCTTTACATATGGAGTCACCAACGCCGGGAAGACATTCACATTCCTTG GCCCTGAGAGTGATGGTGGAATTCTTCCAAGGTCTTTGAACGTGATCTTCAACAGCATCGAGGGCAGGGTCTATGCACAGAACAACATCAAACCACATCGATGCAGAGACTTCACTAGGCTCACAAAGGACCAGCAGGATGAAGAGTCTACTAATAAGCGAAACCTCATGAGACTGTCAAAGGAG AGTGATTTTCTGAAAAGCACGATGAGCTCCACTTGCAGGTCAACAATTCTGGAGG GTTCCTCCTTGAGCGACATCAGTGatcagggggaaggagacagtTTCTGTCTGGATGTGGACTCTCACACTAAATACTCTGTGTGGGTTTCCTTTTGTGAAATCTACAACGAGAATATCTACGACCTACTGGAGCCCATTCCTAATGGCTCACATAGAAGAACCGTCCTTCGGCTGTCCCAAGACATCAAGGGAAACGCCTTTGTGAAAG ATTTAAAGTGGGTTCAAGTAAATAATTCAGACGAGGCTTACAAAGTCCTGAAGATAGGAAAGAAGAACCAGAGTTTCTCCTGCACAAAGCTCAACAACGTCTCAAGCAGAAGCCATAGCATATTTTCCATTCGTATCTTGCGGATTGAAGATGTTGGTATACCCAGAGTCCACACAATTAGCGA GTTGTCGTTGTGTGATCTGGCTGGATCTGAGAGATGTGCAAAGACTCAGAATAAAGGAGTGCAGCTAAAAGAGGCTGGCAATATCAACACCTCATTGCTCACTCTGGGCAAATGCATCAATGCTCTGAGGCTCAACCAACAAGCAAA GTTCCAACAACATGTCCCCTTCAGAGAGAGCAAGCTCACACACTACCTCCAGGGCTTTTTCTGTGGTCGAGGGAAAGCCTGCATGATCGTCAACATCAACCAGTGTGCCTCCATGTACGACGAGACGCTCAACGTCCTCAAGTTCTCCGCCATCGCTCAAAAG GTGGTGGTCCTCAACATCAAACCAGTCCCTGCCATTGCTCCAAAGAGATCTGCCAGAGATGTGTCCCTCATCATCAACAATGCTGGCTGCAAGAACCTGTGGAGTAGGAGGGAGAGCTCCATGGTGGCTTGGGAAACAACTCTAGAAGATGTGCAGGAAGAtggggatgaagaggaggatgatgattaTGAAGAAGAGGAAAGTTGCGATGAGAGCATGGCAGAGGAGACTATTCTGGAGGCGGGAGAAGAGGACAAGACGGTGCTTGAGGACTTCAAT GGCCAGTTTGCTCTGGTGGAGGAACTGAGGGAGAAACTTCTGAAGGAAGAAGCTGAGAAATTGGCGTTGGAGTCTCATATCCGTGAAGAGGTCACCATCGAGTTCATGGAGCTATTCTCCAAAATGGAAAGTGACTACAA TGAGCGTCTTGCCAAAGAGAGGGAGATCATCGAGGACAGAGCGGACAAGAGGTTGGAGATCCTGAAGAATTTAGTCAGCAAAAGTGTCAGCAAGTGTGCAAGTGTCACTGGTGACGAGGAAATGACAAAG GAGGATAAGGTAGAGCTCTTGGAGGGGATCATTGACGCAATGCGAGACGACCTGGCTAGAATCAGGAGGGATGCGGAGGCTGCACAGACCTGTTTGGTGGACCTGCCTGAGTCTCCTGGCACTGAAGTCAGCCTGAGGAAGCAAGTGGATGACTTATCAGAGGAGCTCCTCAAGACCCAGCAGCAACTCAACCTCAAAACAaatg AAATGGACGAAATGAGCATGGAATTGAAACAATTGTGCGGGCAGCTAGAGGATGCGAAGGAG AATTTGGAATCTCAGACACGGACGTTTGAGGCCTTAATGGAAATCTGCCATGAGAAGGATGAGGTGATAACCAAGCTGCAGGAAGCAATAGACCAGAATAGTGAGGCTGCAACTAGGGAT ACGGCCTTGGTTGACTCCATCAAGGAGGAGATTCTGAGCTTGAAACAGAATTGTAAGTGTATGAGCCGGGACGGTCCCAGTGCTGAGGAGGGCAGGAACCGCCATGCTGATGTCCTGGAAAACCTTGATGATCAGCCTGCCCTGAAGAAAG ggagtcttgAGGATGAGCGTGTTATTCTAACAGGCGAGTTGGAGAAACTCCAGGCGGAATGTCATCAAAAAGACATGACCatttcacagttaaaagaagAACACGAGGCGATGGTTCAGAAGTTGGAGACGGTCAAAGGAGAGATAAAAAGAAAGAACGTAGACTCCGATGAGCTCAAACGCGAGGTTTCGTTCGAACAGACCTTACAGAAGATCACCGATGAGTTGGAGGAGCAGACGGATGACTGTGAAGCTGTGATGGCTTcgctggagaaagagaggaaagagatagccAGGCTCTCTAAAGACAACAAAGCACTGGTCAACGGCATCTTCCAGCTCCAGCAGACATCACAGAAAGCGGAGTCTTCAGTGAAAACTCTCCAAACAGAACTTATTGAACAGACTGAGAGGTCCGCCAATCTTTTAGAGGAGCTAGAAGCAGCCAGAGCACTCTTGAAGGAGCTCGAAGACAAATCCAACGAAAAATCCAAAACCATTGAATCCTTGACTTTGGAAACTGAACGACTCCGGAAGGAAACGGAGGAACTGAAGGTCTCTTCTGTGCAGAGGAACAACTCCAAGTTCCATGACACCATAGATGCAATGAAAAGGGAGTGTGAGAGTGTGGTGGAACAGTTGCTCCAGAAGAACCAGTGGATAGCTGACCTGGAGCAGGAGCTCAACCAGGTCAGAGAGCTGCTCTCTGGACAGGAAGAACTCTGCAGCCAGCTGAGACATGAGCTAGAGACACTGCGGTCAGAGGCACAATTCAACCTGCAGGACTACGAATTAGAGAAGGGGGCTTACAATGAAATTACGAAGAGTTACTCTGACCTCGAACAAATGGCAGGCCACCTGAAGGAGCGAATCGTGGACCTGGAGGTTCAGGTGCAGGCCTCTGGAGGCAGCTCTGAGAGGGTTGTGGAGTTGGAGAAGCAGCTGGCTGAGAGGGAGGCCCAGTGCGGAGCTCTGCAAGCGAGACTAGGGGAGGCTCAGCGGAAACTGGCCCAGGTGGAGGAAAGTCATATAAATAAGTCCAAGGAGAAGGTGATTGAAGACATGCGTCTTGCACTGacagagcaggagaggacacaAACCGAACAAGAGCAGATTCTGGAGGCTAAGATGAAAGAGATTGAGGCTTTAAGTCGAG AGCTGATGAGTTTGAAGGACAGCTGCCTTCCAAAAAACGTGAACAGTGCCAAGTTTTCTCATGTGATCAACTGTCCTGGCGAGAACGTGAAGCGGGAACGTCAGCGGACTGAAGAGCGCTTGAAG CTGGTTAATGAGCAGCATGAGGTGGAGAACCAGAAGTGCCTTGAAGAGAGGGCAATTCTGAAGGAGGGAGCCGAAGGGCCAGAGCAGGAGGAGAGTCAGTGCCCTGCTCCAGAGTTGATGAGGGAGTGTCAAAAGGAGCTCTGCCGTAGCACGCTGCAGACTGAAGAG GTGAAATTGTCTAAACAACCTTCAAAGAAAGTTGAGGTCCTCAAATTAGAGATGCAGGAGAGAAACGCAGAGAAAGAGCACAAGCTCAGTGAGCTCCAAGACCACTCCAATTTCCAAACACAAGATGTCAGTATACATCAGAGAatcatttatactgaacaaaaatataaaagcaacatgcaacaatttccttctttttttttacagagttacagttcatataaggaaatcattcaattgaaataa
- the LOC129829136 gene encoding ribonuclease P protein subunit p30-like isoform X2 encodes MALNLANWLTAHLGYSTVAINYVVDLQQKKQEIGKPKCVLELFDTFPMVQGKSRPIKVLNRLTVVASDPSHFRPNAEYKAYDLVAVYPKTEKLFHAACMTFDVDIICVAVTEKQPFFFKRSPVNGAIERGVFFEISYTPAIRDSTMRRYTIANAISLMETCKGKNVIVTSGAEKPLELRGPYDIANLGLLFGLSEGDGKAAISTNCRAVHLHGETRKTALGIVHTMKKDQPLTERQEEEHVPPSKRAKIETV; translated from the exons ATGGCTCTCAAtttggctaactggctaacagcTCACC TTGGATATTCTACAGTTGCCATCAATTATGTGGTTGATTTGCAACAAAAGAAACAG GAAATTGGCAAACCGAAATGTGTTTTAGAGCTGTTTGATACATTTCCCATGGTGCAG GGTAAATCCAGACCAATCAAGGTGTTAAACCGATTGACAGTTGTGGCCTCAGACCCATCACACTTT AGACCAAATGCAGAGTACAAAGCCTATGACTTAGTGGCTGTCTATCCTAAAACAGAGAAGTTGTTTCAT GCAGCCTGCATGACATTTGATGTTGACATCATCTGTGTAGCAGTGACTGAAAAACAGCCCTTCTTTTTCAAGAGATCTCCAGTAAATGGG GCAATTGAAAGAGGTGTGTTCTTTGAGATAAGTTACACACCTGCTATTCGAGACTCCACCATGAGAAGATACACCATCGCAAATGCCATCAGTCTCATGGAGACGTGCAAAGGGAAG AATGTAATTGTAACCAGTGGGGCAGAAAAG CCCCTTGAGTTGAGAGGACCCTACGACATTGCCAACTT GGGCCTACTGTTTGGGCTGTCAGAAGGAGATGGCAAAGCTGCTATCTCAACCAACTGTCGAGCTGTCCACTTACATGGAG AAACAAGAAAGACTGCCTTGGGTATCGTACACACTATGAAGAAAGACCAGCCGTTGactgagagacaggaggaagagcaTGTTCCACCGTCAAAGAGGGCTAAGATTGAGACTGTGTAA
- the LOC129829135 gene encoding kinesin-like protein KIF20B isoform X1, which produces MERTVASYINVSMNKNTQTVMDTCLDKKPERVGPIVVEDLRKDLFADFSAIASALPQDCVLFEKEHLRVYLRIRPFTTVENESGESQECVSMEPPDTVLLRAPRSSLSTRRQTSHSDGDKPVTQTTQRFQFSQVYGPDTTQRQMFDGTVKRLVRDVLEGGNSIVFTYGVTNAGKTFTFLGPESDGGILPRSLNVIFNSIEGRVYAQNNIKPHRCRDFTRLTKDQQDEESTNKRNLMRLSKESDFLKSTMSSTCRSTILEGSSLSDISDQGEGDSFCLDVDSHTKYSVWVSFCEIYNENIYDLLEPIPNGSHRRTVLRLSQDIKGNAFVKDLKWVQVNNSDEAYKVLKIGKKNQSFSCTKLNNVSSRSHSIFSIRILRIEDVGIPRVHTISELSLCDLAGSERCAKTQNKGVQLKEAGNINTSLLTLGKCINALRLNQQAKFQQHVPFRESKLTHYLQGFFCGRGKACMIVNINQCASMYDETLNVLKFSAIAQKVVVLNIKPVPAIAPKRSARDVSLIINNAGCKNLWSRRESSMVAWETTLEDVQEDGDEEEDDDYEEEESCDESMAEETILEAGEEDKTVLEDFNGQFALVEELREKLLKEEAEKLALESHIREEVTIEFMELFSKMESDYNERLAKEREIIEDRADKRLEILKNLVSKSVSKCASVTGDEEMTKEDKVELLEGIIDAMRDDLARIRRDAEAAQTCLVDLPESPGTEVSLRKQVDDLSEELLKTQQQLNLKTNEMDEMSMELKQLCGQLEDAKENLESQTRTFEALMEICHEKDEVITKLQEAIDQNSEAATRDTALVDSIKEEILSLKQNCKCMSRDGPSAEEGRNRHADVLENLDDQPALKKGSLEDERVILTGELEKLQAECHQKDMTISQLKEEHEAMVQKLETVKGEIKRKNVDSDELKREVSFEQTLQKITDELEEQTDDCEAVMASLEKERKEIARLSKDNKALVNGIFQLQQTSQKAESSVKTLQTELIEQTERSANLLEELEAARALLKELEDKSNEKSKTIESLTLETERLRKETEELKVSSVQRNNSKFHDTIDAMKRECESVVEQLLQKNQWIADLEQELNQVRELLSGQEELCSQLRHELETLRSEAQFNLQDYELEKGAYNEITKSYSDLEQMAGHLKERIVDLEVQVQASGGSSERVVELEKQLAEREAQCGALQARLGEAQRKLAQVEESHINKSKEKVIEDMRLALTEQERTQTEQEQILEAKMKEIEALSRELMSLKDSCLPKNVNSAKFSHVINCPGENVKRERQRTEERLKLVNEQHEVENQKCLEERAILKEGAEGPEQEESQCPAPELMRECQKELCRSTLQTEEVLDSPQVSTDGRRELCFPKLESQFTPLHPNKLNVRRQGENKSVNIKITRSARKRNSNEMEKDPVESENIKNIKLRVNNRVNMQSPTVLGVKTDQNKQQTPASLKAKKDGTLQKIGDFIQSSPTLLGVEAKTITGIVNGSSTKREKATSVKPKRTKRKLYKTEISSPLDIPSHPIIGLDQDEKESDHLIIRRQLRSRTARK; this is translated from the exons ATGGAGAggactgtagctagctacatcaaTGTGTCGATGAATAAAAACACACAAAC AGTGATGGATACGTGTTTGGACAAGAAACCAGAGAGAGTGGGGCCTATAGTTGTTGAGGATTTGAGAAAGGACTTGTTTGCTGATTTTTCTGCAATTGCATCTGCTCTGCCACAG GATTGTGTATTATTTGAGAAAGAGCATCTGCGGGTCTACCTCAGGATACGTCCCTTTACCACAGTAGAGAATGAAAGTGGTGAATCTCAG GAATGTGTGTCCATGGAGCCACCAGACACTGTTTTACTCAGGGCTCCTAGGAGCTCTTTATCAACCAGACGACAAACCAGTCACTCAGATGGTGACAAACCAGTCACTCAGACCACCCAAAGATTCCAGTTCTCTCAG GTATATGGCCCTGACACTACACAGAGGCAAATGTTTGATGGCACAGTGAAACGTCTGGTCAGAGATGTTCTAGAAGGAGGGAATTCTATTGTCTTTACATATGGAGTCACCAACGCCGGGAAGACATTCACATTCCTTG GCCCTGAGAGTGATGGTGGAATTCTTCCAAGGTCTTTGAACGTGATCTTCAACAGCATCGAGGGCAGGGTCTATGCACAGAACAACATCAAACCACATCGATGCAGAGACTTCACTAGGCTCACAAAGGACCAGCAGGATGAAGAGTCTACTAATAAGCGAAACCTCATGAGACTGTCAAAGGAG AGTGATTTTCTGAAAAGCACGATGAGCTCCACTTGCAGGTCAACAATTCTGGAGG GTTCCTCCTTGAGCGACATCAGTGatcagggggaaggagacagtTTCTGTCTGGATGTGGACTCTCACACTAAATACTCTGTGTGGGTTTCCTTTTGTGAAATCTACAACGAGAATATCTACGACCTACTGGAGCCCATTCCTAATGGCTCACATAGAAGAACCGTCCTTCGGCTGTCCCAAGACATCAAGGGAAACGCCTTTGTGAAAG ATTTAAAGTGGGTTCAAGTAAATAATTCAGACGAGGCTTACAAAGTCCTGAAGATAGGAAAGAAGAACCAGAGTTTCTCCTGCACAAAGCTCAACAACGTCTCAAGCAGAAGCCATAGCATATTTTCCATTCGTATCTTGCGGATTGAAGATGTTGGTATACCCAGAGTCCACACAATTAGCGA GTTGTCGTTGTGTGATCTGGCTGGATCTGAGAGATGTGCAAAGACTCAGAATAAAGGAGTGCAGCTAAAAGAGGCTGGCAATATCAACACCTCATTGCTCACTCTGGGCAAATGCATCAATGCTCTGAGGCTCAACCAACAAGCAAA GTTCCAACAACATGTCCCCTTCAGAGAGAGCAAGCTCACACACTACCTCCAGGGCTTTTTCTGTGGTCGAGGGAAAGCCTGCATGATCGTCAACATCAACCAGTGTGCCTCCATGTACGACGAGACGCTCAACGTCCTCAAGTTCTCCGCCATCGCTCAAAAG GTGGTGGTCCTCAACATCAAACCAGTCCCTGCCATTGCTCCAAAGAGATCTGCCAGAGATGTGTCCCTCATCATCAACAATGCTGGCTGCAAGAACCTGTGGAGTAGGAGGGAGAGCTCCATGGTGGCTTGGGAAACAACTCTAGAAGATGTGCAGGAAGAtggggatgaagaggaggatgatgattaTGAAGAAGAGGAAAGTTGCGATGAGAGCATGGCAGAGGAGACTATTCTGGAGGCGGGAGAAGAGGACAAGACGGTGCTTGAGGACTTCAAT GGCCAGTTTGCTCTGGTGGAGGAACTGAGGGAGAAACTTCTGAAGGAAGAAGCTGAGAAATTGGCGTTGGAGTCTCATATCCGTGAAGAGGTCACCATCGAGTTCATGGAGCTATTCTCCAAAATGGAAAGTGACTACAA TGAGCGTCTTGCCAAAGAGAGGGAGATCATCGAGGACAGAGCGGACAAGAGGTTGGAGATCCTGAAGAATTTAGTCAGCAAAAGTGTCAGCAAGTGTGCAAGTGTCACTGGTGACGAGGAAATGACAAAG GAGGATAAGGTAGAGCTCTTGGAGGGGATCATTGACGCAATGCGAGACGACCTGGCTAGAATCAGGAGGGATGCGGAGGCTGCACAGACCTGTTTGGTGGACCTGCCTGAGTCTCCTGGCACTGAAGTCAGCCTGAGGAAGCAAGTGGATGACTTATCAGAGGAGCTCCTCAAGACCCAGCAGCAACTCAACCTCAAAACAaatg AAATGGACGAAATGAGCATGGAATTGAAACAATTGTGCGGGCAGCTAGAGGATGCGAAGGAG AATTTGGAATCTCAGACACGGACGTTTGAGGCCTTAATGGAAATCTGCCATGAGAAGGATGAGGTGATAACCAAGCTGCAGGAAGCAATAGACCAGAATAGTGAGGCTGCAACTAGGGAT ACGGCCTTGGTTGACTCCATCAAGGAGGAGATTCTGAGCTTGAAACAGAATTGTAAGTGTATGAGCCGGGACGGTCCCAGTGCTGAGGAGGGCAGGAACCGCCATGCTGATGTCCTGGAAAACCTTGATGATCAGCCTGCCCTGAAGAAAG ggagtcttgAGGATGAGCGTGTTATTCTAACAGGCGAGTTGGAGAAACTCCAGGCGGAATGTCATCAAAAAGACATGACCatttcacagttaaaagaagAACACGAGGCGATGGTTCAGAAGTTGGAGACGGTCAAAGGAGAGATAAAAAGAAAGAACGTAGACTCCGATGAGCTCAAACGCGAGGTTTCGTTCGAACAGACCTTACAGAAGATCACCGATGAGTTGGAGGAGCAGACGGATGACTGTGAAGCTGTGATGGCTTcgctggagaaagagaggaaagagatagccAGGCTCTCTAAAGACAACAAAGCACTGGTCAACGGCATCTTCCAGCTCCAGCAGACATCACAGAAAGCGGAGTCTTCAGTGAAAACTCTCCAAACAGAACTTATTGAACAGACTGAGAGGTCCGCCAATCTTTTAGAGGAGCTAGAAGCAGCCAGAGCACTCTTGAAGGAGCTCGAAGACAAATCCAACGAAAAATCCAAAACCATTGAATCCTTGACTTTGGAAACTGAACGACTCCGGAAGGAAACGGAGGAACTGAAGGTCTCTTCTGTGCAGAGGAACAACTCCAAGTTCCATGACACCATAGATGCAATGAAAAGGGAGTGTGAGAGTGTGGTGGAACAGTTGCTCCAGAAGAACCAGTGGATAGCTGACCTGGAGCAGGAGCTCAACCAGGTCAGAGAGCTGCTCTCTGGACAGGAAGAACTCTGCAGCCAGCTGAGACATGAGCTAGAGACACTGCGGTCAGAGGCACAATTCAACCTGCAGGACTACGAATTAGAGAAGGGGGCTTACAATGAAATTACGAAGAGTTACTCTGACCTCGAACAAATGGCAGGCCACCTGAAGGAGCGAATCGTGGACCTGGAGGTTCAGGTGCAGGCCTCTGGAGGCAGCTCTGAGAGGGTTGTGGAGTTGGAGAAGCAGCTGGCTGAGAGGGAGGCCCAGTGCGGAGCTCTGCAAGCGAGACTAGGGGAGGCTCAGCGGAAACTGGCCCAGGTGGAGGAAAGTCATATAAATAAGTCCAAGGAGAAGGTGATTGAAGACATGCGTCTTGCACTGacagagcaggagaggacacaAACCGAACAAGAGCAGATTCTGGAGGCTAAGATGAAAGAGATTGAGGCTTTAAGTCGAG AGCTGATGAGTTTGAAGGACAGCTGCCTTCCAAAAAACGTGAACAGTGCCAAGTTTTCTCATGTGATCAACTGTCCTGGCGAGAACGTGAAGCGGGAACGTCAGCGGACTGAAGAGCGCTTGAAG CTGGTTAATGAGCAGCATGAGGTGGAGAACCAGAAGTGCCTTGAAGAGAGGGCAATTCTGAAGGAGGGAGCCGAAGGGCCAGAGCAGGAGGAGAGTCAGTGCCCTGCTCCAGAGTTGATGAGGGAGTGTCAAAAGGAGCTCTGCCGTAGCACGCTGCAGACTGAAGAG GTACTGGACTCCCCGCAGGTGTCCACAGACGGCAGGCGAGAGCTTTGCTTCCCCAAGCTGGAGAGCCAGTTCACCCCTCTGCACCCCAACAAGCTGAACGTCCGGAGGCAGGGAGAGAACAAGTCTGTGAACATCAAAATCACCCGCTCAGCCAGGAAGAGGAATAGCAACGAGATGGAGAAG
- the LOC129829136 gene encoding ribonuclease P protein subunit p30-like isoform X1, with protein sequence MAVFMDLNITYTTDKKRLQSVIETAAHLGYSTVAINYVVDLQQKKQEIGKPKCVLELFDTFPMVQGKSRPIKVLNRLTVVASDPSHFRPNAEYKAYDLVAVYPKTEKLFHAACMTFDVDIICVAVTEKQPFFFKRSPVNGAIERGVFFEISYTPAIRDSTMRRYTIANAISLMETCKGKNVIVTSGAEKPLELRGPYDIANLGLLFGLSEGDGKAAISTNCRAVHLHGETRKTALGIVHTMKKDQPLTERQEEEHVPPSKRAKIETV encoded by the exons ATGGCTGTGTTCATGGACTTGAATATTACCTACACAACCGACAAGAAACGACTTCAGAGTGTTATTGAAACAGCAGCACACC TTGGATATTCTACAGTTGCCATCAATTATGTGGTTGATTTGCAACAAAAGAAACAG GAAATTGGCAAACCGAAATGTGTTTTAGAGCTGTTTGATACATTTCCCATGGTGCAG GGTAAATCCAGACCAATCAAGGTGTTAAACCGATTGACAGTTGTGGCCTCAGACCCATCACACTTT AGACCAAATGCAGAGTACAAAGCCTATGACTTAGTGGCTGTCTATCCTAAAACAGAGAAGTTGTTTCAT GCAGCCTGCATGACATTTGATGTTGACATCATCTGTGTAGCAGTGACTGAAAAACAGCCCTTCTTTTTCAAGAGATCTCCAGTAAATGGG GCAATTGAAAGAGGTGTGTTCTTTGAGATAAGTTACACACCTGCTATTCGAGACTCCACCATGAGAAGATACACCATCGCAAATGCCATCAGTCTCATGGAGACGTGCAAAGGGAAG AATGTAATTGTAACCAGTGGGGCAGAAAAG CCCCTTGAGTTGAGAGGACCCTACGACATTGCCAACTT GGGCCTACTGTTTGGGCTGTCAGAAGGAGATGGCAAAGCTGCTATCTCAACCAACTGTCGAGCTGTCCACTTACATGGAG AAACAAGAAAGACTGCCTTGGGTATCGTACACACTATGAAGAAAGACCAGCCGTTGactgagagacaggaggaagagcaTGTTCCACCGTCAAAGAGGGCTAAGATTGAGACTGTGTAA